The Fervidibacillus albus genome contains a region encoding:
- a CDS encoding UDP-N-acetylglucosamine 1-carboxyvinyltransferase — protein sequence MEKLKIIGGKPLTGSVRVSGAKNSAVALIPASILADSPVTIEGLPDISDVTILKGLLEEIGGSVHLENQVMTIDPRNMISMPLPNGKVKKLRASYYLMGAMLGRFKQAVIGLPGGCHLGPRPIDQHIKGFEALGAKVTNEQGAIYLRADELIGSRIYLDVVSVGATINIMLAAVLAKGRTIIENAAKEPEIIDVATLLTNMGAKIKGAGTDVIRIDGVDRLHGCRHTIIPDRIEAGTYMILAAGMGEGVVIDNVIPLHLESLTAKLREMGVSVETGDDQIFVSRAEKMKAVDIKTLVYPGFPTDLQQPVTSLLTVASGTSVVTDTIYSARFKHIDELRRMNADIKVEGASAIITGPTSLQGAKVKATDLRAGASLLIAGLMAEGLTEISGIEHIDRGYSHVVEKLQGIGANIWREKMTVAEMEQTKNS from the coding sequence ATGGAAAAGTTAAAAATCATCGGCGGTAAACCGTTGACAGGATCTGTACGAGTCAGCGGGGCAAAAAATAGTGCCGTCGCCTTAATTCCTGCAAGTATATTGGCTGACTCACCGGTGACAATTGAAGGACTGCCCGATATTTCAGATGTTACCATTTTAAAGGGTTTATTAGAAGAAATTGGTGGGTCAGTTCATTTGGAAAACCAAGTAATGACTATCGATCCGAGAAATATGATTTCCATGCCGCTTCCAAATGGCAAAGTGAAAAAACTACGAGCATCCTATTATTTAATGGGTGCTATGCTCGGTCGATTTAAACAAGCGGTCATCGGATTGCCTGGTGGATGCCATCTCGGTCCCAGGCCGATCGATCAACATATAAAAGGGTTTGAAGCCCTCGGTGCGAAGGTAACGAACGAACAAGGTGCCATTTATTTGCGGGCAGACGAATTGATCGGTTCACGAATTTATTTAGATGTGGTCAGCGTCGGAGCAACGATCAACATTATGCTCGCCGCTGTTTTAGCGAAAGGCCGGACGATTATCGAAAATGCTGCGAAAGAACCAGAAATTATCGATGTAGCAACGCTCCTAACAAATATGGGAGCGAAAATCAAAGGTGCGGGAACGGATGTCATTCGCATAGACGGTGTTGACCGTTTACACGGATGCCGCCATACGATTATCCCAGACCGAATCGAAGCGGGAACGTATATGATTTTAGCCGCAGGGATGGGTGAAGGAGTCGTCATCGATAATGTCATTCCATTACATTTAGAGTCATTGACAGCGAAATTGCGGGAAATGGGCGTGTCGGTAGAAACAGGAGATGACCAAATTTTCGTATCGCGGGCAGAAAAAATGAAAGCCGTCGACATAAAAACCCTCGTTTACCCCGGATTCCCAACGGACTTACAACAACCGGTTACGTCCCTATTAACAGTCGCATCGGGTACGAGTGTTGTAACGGATACGATATATTCCGCTCGTTTCAAACATATCGATGAACTGAGACGGATGAATGCCGATATTAAGGTAGAAGGTGCATCGGCGATCATCACCGGTCCTACATCCCTTCAAGGTGCGAAGGTGAAGGCGACGGATTTACGTGCCGGCGCATCTTTATTAATTGCAGGCTTAATGGCAGAAGGATTAACTGAAATTAGCGGGATTGAACATATCGATCGAGGTTATAGCCATGTGGTAGAAAAATTGCAAGGAATCGGTGCAAACATTTGGCGTGAAAAAATGACTGTAGCGGAAATGGAGCAAACGAAAAACTCGTAA
- a CDS encoding thymidine kinase codes for MYVMKQAGWIEVICGSMFSGKSEELIRRVRRCHFAKQKVAVFKPKIDNRYSKEEVVSHNGEAVKARPIQNAEEIYNYITKEIDCIAVDEAQFFNDSIIDVVQHLADEGYRVILAGLDQDFRGEPFGPMPKLLSIAEQLTKLQAVCSICGSPASRTQRLIEGKPASYYDPVIMVGASESYEPRCRHHHEVPDSPKDEYNLKNRTKIVNEHRD; via the coding sequence ATGTACGTAATGAAACAAGCCGGCTGGATTGAAGTTATTTGTGGCAGCATGTTTTCAGGAAAATCGGAGGAATTAATTCGCAGGGTTCGTCGTTGTCATTTTGCAAAACAGAAAGTCGCGGTATTTAAACCGAAAATCGACAATCGATATAGCAAGGAAGAAGTCGTTTCCCACAATGGAGAAGCGGTAAAGGCGAGGCCCATTCAAAATGCGGAAGAAATATACAACTATATTACGAAAGAAATCGATTGTATTGCCGTCGACGAAGCACAATTTTTCAATGATTCGATCATCGATGTGGTCCAACATTTGGCGGATGAAGGGTATCGTGTCATTTTAGCCGGTTTGGATCAAGATTTCCGCGGAGAACCCTTTGGTCCGATGCCGAAATTGTTAAGCATTGCCGAACAGTTGACGAAACTCCAAGCTGTTTGCTCAATCTGTGGATCACCGGCAAGCCGAACGCAACGATTGATCGAAGGGAAACCTGCATCCTATTATGATCCGGTAATCATGGTAGGAGCGAGCGAAAGTTATGAACCTAGATGCCGTCACCACCACGAAGTGCCGGATTCCCCAAAGGACGAATACAATTTGAAAAACCGAACGAAAATTGTAAATGAACATCGGGATTAG
- a CDS encoding CTP synthase — MTKYIFVTGGVVSSLGKGIVAASLGRLLKNRGLNVTIQKFDPYINVDPGTMSPYQHGEVFVTDDGAETDLDLGHYERFIDINLNQYSNVTTGKIYSSVLKKERRGDYLGATVQVIPHITNEIKDRVFRAGRETGADVVITEIGGTVGDIESLPFLETIRQLKSDVGSSNVMYIHCTLVPYIKAAGEMKTKPTQHSVKELRSLGIQPNVIVVRTEKPISKDLKDKIALFCDIEPEAVIESRDADTLYAVPLAMREQGLDEIVCNHLKIVSHEPDMTEWEQLVEKVRHLSKKVKIALVGKYVELQDAYISVVESLKHAGYVYDADIEIDWINAEQVTKENVADLLNGADGILVPGGFGDRGIEGKIQAIQYAREKNVPFLGICLGMQLASIEFARNVLNLSDAHTSEIVPDTTHPIIDLLPEQKDVEDMGGTLRLGLYPCKIKEGTKAYEAYGEPIIYERHRHRYEFNNEYRSMMEEKGFIFSGLSPDERLVEIIELKDHPWFVASQFHPEFKSRPTHAHPLFQNFVHASLNKRNA; from the coding sequence ATGACAAAATATATTTTCGTTACGGGTGGGGTCGTATCTTCCCTCGGGAAAGGAATCGTTGCCGCATCATTAGGCCGACTGTTGAAAAATCGTGGATTGAACGTAACGATTCAAAAATTCGATCCGTATATTAACGTGGATCCGGGGACGATGAGTCCTTATCAGCACGGAGAAGTTTTCGTGACCGATGACGGTGCGGAAACGGACTTGGATTTAGGACACTATGAACGATTTATCGATATAAATTTAAACCAATATTCCAACGTAACAACTGGAAAGATATATTCAAGTGTACTGAAAAAAGAACGCCGAGGAGATTATTTAGGTGCCACCGTTCAAGTGATTCCCCACATTACAAACGAAATTAAAGATCGGGTTTTCCGCGCTGGAAGGGAAACGGGAGCTGACGTAGTCATTACGGAAATCGGCGGTACGGTCGGAGATATTGAATCGTTGCCCTTTTTGGAAACAATTCGCCAGTTGAAAAGTGATGTCGGTAGTTCCAACGTTATGTACATTCACTGTACCCTCGTTCCGTACATTAAAGCGGCAGGGGAAATGAAAACGAAACCGACCCAACATAGCGTGAAGGAATTGCGGAGTCTCGGAATTCAACCGAATGTCATCGTCGTTCGTACCGAAAAGCCGATCTCCAAAGATTTAAAGGACAAAATCGCCCTGTTTTGCGATATCGAACCGGAGGCGGTGATCGAATCGAGGGATGCGGATACATTATATGCGGTTCCCCTTGCGATGCGTGAACAAGGGTTGGATGAAATCGTCTGTAATCATCTAAAAATCGTAAGTCACGAACCGGATATGACCGAATGGGAACAGTTGGTCGAGAAGGTACGGCACTTATCGAAAAAGGTGAAAATTGCTTTAGTTGGAAAATATGTGGAATTGCAAGATGCTTACATTTCCGTCGTAGAATCGTTAAAACATGCGGGTTACGTATATGATGCGGATATTGAAATCGATTGGATTAACGCAGAACAAGTGACGAAGGAAAATGTAGCCGATTTGTTAAACGGTGCAGATGGGATTCTCGTACCCGGTGGATTTGGCGATCGCGGAATTGAAGGGAAGATTCAAGCGATTCAATATGCACGGGAAAAGAACGTTCCTTTCCTCGGTATTTGCCTCGGCATGCAGTTAGCGTCGATCGAATTCGCCCGAAACGTATTGAATTTATCGGATGCCCATACTTCGGAAATTGTACCAGATACGACCCATCCAATTATCGACTTATTACCGGAACAAAAGGATGTTGAAGACATGGGTGGCACGTTAAGACTCGGTTTGTATCCGTGTAAGATAAAAGAGGGAACGAAAGCCTATGAAGCTTACGGCGAACCCATTATTTACGAACGACACCGTCACCGTTACGAATTCAATAACGAATATCGATCTATGATGGAAGAAAAAGGATTCATTTTCTCAGGTCTCAGTCCGGACGAACGTTTAGTAGAAATTATCGAATTGAAAGATCATCCGTGGTTTGTCGCATCCCAGTTCCATCCCGAATTTAAATCGAGACCGACCCACGCCCATCCGTTATTTCAAAACTTTGTTCACGCATCCCTAAATAAAAGGAATGCATAA
- the fsa gene encoding fructose-6-phosphate aldolase, whose translation MKFFIDTANIEEIKEVHAYGILSGVTTNPSLVAKENVSFEDRLKEITQIVSGSVSAEVISLDAEGMIEEGRKLAAIAENITIKVPMTPEGLKAVNVFAKEGIKTNVTLIFSANQALLAARAGASYVSPFLGRLDDIGHNGLDLISEIAEIFTVHNIETEIIAASIRHSQHVTEAALRGAHIATVPYKVLMQLFKHPLTDQGIEKFLADWNSRKQS comes from the coding sequence GTGAAATTTTTTATTGATACGGCAAATATTGAAGAAATTAAAGAAGTACACGCTTACGGCATTTTGTCCGGTGTAACGACAAATCCGTCCCTCGTCGCTAAAGAAAATGTCTCTTTTGAAGATCGTTTAAAAGAGATTACACAAATCGTCTCCGGATCTGTTAGCGCAGAGGTCATTTCTTTAGATGCGGAAGGAATGATCGAAGAAGGCAGGAAATTGGCAGCGATTGCAGAAAATATTACGATTAAAGTGCCGATGACACCGGAGGGACTCAAAGCGGTGAACGTCTTTGCAAAAGAGGGAATTAAGACGAATGTCACATTAATTTTTAGTGCAAATCAAGCGTTGTTAGCAGCAAGGGCCGGTGCATCCTATGTTTCTCCATTTTTAGGTCGCCTCGACGATATCGGTCATAATGGATTGGATTTAATTTCCGAAATTGCTGAAATCTTTACGGTACACAATATTGAAACGGAAATCATTGCGGCATCGATTCGTCATTCCCAACATGTTACAGAAGCGGCTTTGAGAGGTGCCCATATCGCAACCGTTCCTTACAAAGTTTTAATGCAGCTATTTAAACACCCGTTAACGGATCAAGGAATTGAAAAATTTTTAGCTGATTGGAATTCGAGAAAGCAGTCGTAA
- a CDS encoding DUF2529 family protein, which translates to MEKIFTTQLIGKLKKIEEQEQEAVEDGARLLSQALVGDGNIYIYAQNEMAGVFYTSAFGQEPLQRVKRLTDETVDDLSPADRGILFSRTAEDEGMLRIAHMLRNKQIPFIIVCSPGEKTQDLDELADVIIRLHSEKGLVPSLNGEKTGYPDTIAALFVYHHLKLLIEEMMEDYE; encoded by the coding sequence TTGGAAAAAATCTTTACGACACAATTGATTGGCAAATTGAAAAAGATTGAAGAACAGGAACAAGAGGCCGTGGAAGACGGTGCGAGGCTACTATCTCAAGCGCTTGTCGGTGACGGAAATATTTACATATATGCACAAAATGAAATGGCTGGTGTCTTCTATACGTCCGCCTTTGGACAAGAACCGTTACAGCGGGTCAAACGATTAACGGATGAAACGGTCGATGATCTTTCCCCGGCCGACCGAGGAATTTTGTTTTCCCGAACGGCGGAAGATGAAGGGATGCTCCGTATTGCCCATATGTTACGAAATAAACAAATTCCTTTTATCATCGTTTGTTCTCCTGGTGAAAAAACACAGGATTTAGATGAGCTTGCCGATGTCATCATCCGACTACATTCAGAAAAAGGGCTCGTTCCTTCCTTGAACGGGGAAAAAACCGGTTATCCCGATACGATTGCTGCTTTATTTGTTTATCATCACCTTAAACTTTTAATCGAAGAAATGATGGAAGACTACGAATAA
- the rho gene encoding transcription termination factor Rho yields the protein MEETNVNLSQLENMKLKELYGLARKFQVSYYSKLTKKELIFSILKARAEQEGYFFMEGVLDIIQAEGFGFLRPINYSPSSEDIYISASQIRRFDLRNGDKVSGKVRPPKENERYFGLLHVEAVNGEDPEVAKERVHFPALTPLYPNRQIKLETAPHILSTRIMDLMTPVGFGQRGLIVAPPKAGKTMLLKQIANSITKNHPEAELIVLLIDERPEEVTDIERSVDAEVVSSTFDEVPENHIKVAELVLDRAMRLVEHKRDVIILMDSITRLARAYNLVIPPSGRTLSGGIDPAAFHRPKRFFGAARNIEEGGSLTILATALIDTGSRMDDVIYEEFKGTGNMELHLDRSLAERRIFPAIDIRRSGTRKEELLLPKSHLEVLWAVRKSMSDTPDFAEKFLRKLQHTKSNGEFIDYLVDELKANGVNRRGNSA from the coding sequence TTGGAAGAAACAAATGTTAATCTTTCCCAGTTGGAAAATATGAAGTTAAAAGAATTGTACGGACTTGCCCGGAAATTCCAAGTATCTTATTACAGCAAACTAACGAAAAAGGAATTAATTTTTTCCATTTTAAAAGCCCGTGCCGAACAAGAAGGATATTTTTTCATGGAAGGCGTGCTCGACATTATTCAGGCGGAAGGGTTCGGATTTTTACGGCCGATTAATTATTCACCGAGCTCGGAGGATATTTATATTTCTGCATCCCAAATTCGGCGATTCGATTTACGGAACGGAGATAAAGTTTCGGGAAAAGTTCGTCCACCAAAGGAAAATGAACGGTATTTCGGCCTCCTCCACGTTGAAGCGGTAAATGGGGAAGACCCGGAGGTGGCAAAGGAACGGGTACATTTTCCAGCTTTAACTCCCCTTTACCCCAATCGGCAAATTAAGTTGGAAACAGCTCCCCATATTTTATCGACGAGAATTATGGACTTAATGACACCGGTCGGTTTTGGACAAAGGGGATTAATCGTTGCTCCTCCGAAAGCTGGAAAAACGATGCTACTCAAGCAAATTGCCAACAGTATAACGAAAAATCATCCAGAAGCCGAATTAATCGTCTTGTTAATCGATGAACGTCCGGAAGAAGTAACGGATATCGAGCGATCTGTAGATGCGGAAGTCGTCAGTTCAACGTTTGATGAAGTTCCGGAAAATCATATAAAAGTAGCCGAACTCGTCCTCGATCGGGCGATGCGTCTCGTGGAGCATAAACGGGATGTTATCATTTTAATGGATAGTATTACGAGACTTGCCCGCGCGTATAACCTCGTCATCCCACCGAGTGGAAGAACGTTGTCCGGTGGAATCGATCCGGCTGCCTTTCATCGACCAAAACGGTTTTTCGGTGCCGCGAGAAATATCGAAGAAGGCGGAAGTTTAACGATATTGGCTACGGCTTTAATCGATACCGGTTCCCGCATGGATGATGTCATTTATGAAGAATTTAAAGGGACGGGAAATATGGAGCTTCATTTAGATCGCTCCCTTGCTGAAAGGCGTATTTTCCCTGCGATTGATATTCGCAGGTCCGGTACGCGCAAGGAAGAATTGTTGTTACCGAAATCCCATCTTGAAGTACTATGGGCAGTGCGGAAATCGATGTCCGATACCCCGGATTTTGCAGAAAAGTTTTTACGAAAGTTACAACATACGAAATCGAACGGGGAATTCATCGACTATCTCGTTGATGAATTGAAGGCAAATGGTGTGAACCGACGGGGAAATTCGGCCTAG
- the glpX gene encoding class II fructose-bisphosphatase, with translation MERSLSMELVRVTEAAALSSARWMGRGMKNEADDAATSAMRDVFDTVPMKGTVVIGEGEMDEAPMLYIGEKLGTGYGPRVDVAVDPLEGTNIVASGGWNALSVIAVADHGNLLHAPDMYMDKIAVGPEAVGKIDINASVTDNLKAVAKAKNKDIEDVVATVLNRRRHEKIIAELREAGARIKLINDGDVAGAINTAFDHTGVDILFGSGGAPEGVLAAVALKCLGGEIQGKLLPQSEQEVERCEKMGIDIQKTLRMEDLVRGDDAIFAATGVTDGELLRGVQFKGSYGLTHSVVMRAKSGTVRFIEGRHSLKKKPNLVMK, from the coding sequence ATGGAAAGAAGCCTATCGATGGAATTAGTACGAGTCACGGAAGCTGCTGCCCTGTCCTCCGCCCGATGGATGGGTAGGGGAATGAAAAATGAAGCGGATGATGCTGCCACCTCGGCTATGCGGGACGTGTTTGACACTGTACCGATGAAAGGAACGGTCGTGATCGGTGAAGGTGAAATGGACGAAGCACCTATGCTTTATATCGGAGAAAAACTCGGCACCGGTTATGGCCCACGGGTCGATGTGGCTGTCGATCCACTGGAAGGAACGAATATCGTTGCTAGCGGTGGCTGGAACGCTCTTTCCGTCATCGCTGTAGCCGATCACGGGAACTTGCTTCACGCACCGGATATGTATATGGACAAAATCGCTGTTGGTCCCGAAGCGGTTGGGAAGATTGATATAAATGCATCCGTCACTGACAATTTAAAAGCGGTGGCAAAGGCAAAAAATAAAGATATTGAAGATGTGGTGGCCACCGTGTTAAACCGTAGGAGGCACGAAAAAATTATCGCCGAATTACGTGAAGCCGGGGCCCGAATTAAATTGATTAATGATGGAGATGTGGCAGGAGCCATTAATACCGCCTTTGATCATACCGGTGTTGATATTTTATTCGGAAGCGGTGGAGCCCCAGAAGGTGTATTAGCGGCGGTCGCTTTAAAATGTTTAGGAGGAGAAATCCAAGGAAAATTGCTCCCTCAAAGCGAACAAGAAGTAGAAAGATGTGAAAAAATGGGCATCGATATCCAAAAAACGTTGCGGATGGAAGATTTAGTCCGCGGGGACGATGCCATCTTTGCCGCAACGGGTGTGACCGACGGAGAATTGTTGCGGGGGGTACAATTTAAAGGTTCCTATGGGCTAACTCATTCCGTCGTTATGCGGGCAAAATCTGGAACGGTGCGATTTATTGAAGGAAGACATAGTTTGAAAAAGAAACCGAATCTCGTTATGAAATGA
- a CDS encoding class II fructose-bisphosphate aldolase — protein sequence MPLVSMTEMLQKAKAEGYAVGQFNLNNLEFTQAILQAAEEEKSPVILGVSEGAGKYMGGFKVVTAMVKALMEEYQITVPVAIHLDHGSSFEACAKAIHAGFTSVMIDASHHPFEENVAITSKVVELAHINGVSVEAELGRVGGQEDDVVSDGIVYADPQECLELVKRTNIDALAPALGSVHGPYKGEPKLGYKEMEEISNLTGLPLVLHGGTGIPTKDIQKAISLGTAKINVNTENQIASAKTVREVLAEKPDLYDPRKYLGPARESIKQTVIQKMREFGSSQKA from the coding sequence ATGCCATTAGTTTCCATGACTGAAATGCTGCAAAAGGCAAAAGCTGAAGGCTATGCAGTAGGTCAATTCAACTTGAACAATTTGGAGTTCACCCAAGCGATTCTCCAAGCGGCCGAAGAAGAAAAATCACCGGTTATCCTCGGTGTGTCTGAAGGTGCTGGAAAATATATGGGCGGCTTTAAAGTCGTTACCGCTATGGTTAAAGCGTTGATGGAAGAGTATCAAATTACTGTCCCTGTTGCCATCCATTTAGACCACGGATCCAGTTTTGAAGCTTGTGCGAAAGCAATCCACGCTGGTTTTACTTCCGTTATGATCGATGCATCCCACCATCCTTTTGAAGAAAATGTTGCGATTACATCGAAAGTTGTTGAACTTGCACATATCAATGGTGTATCCGTCGAAGCAGAGTTAGGAAGAGTCGGCGGACAAGAAGATGATGTCGTATCCGATGGAATCGTCTATGCTGATCCACAAGAATGTTTGGAATTGGTGAAACGCACGAACATCGATGCTTTAGCTCCTGCATTAGGTTCCGTACATGGCCCGTATAAAGGGGAACCGAAATTAGGATATAAAGAAATGGAAGAAATCAGCAACTTAACTGGACTTCCTCTCGTTCTTCACGGCGGTACGGGAATTCCAACGAAAGATATCCAAAAAGCCATTTCTTTAGGTACAGCTAAAATTAATGTGAACACAGAAAACCAAATTGCTTCAGCAAAAACCGTCCGCGAAGTATTAGCGGAAAAACCAGATTTATACGATCCGAGAAAATATTTAGGACCAGCCCGAGAATCCATTAAACAAACGGTTATCCAAAAAATGCGGGAATTCGGTTCTTCCCAAAAAGCATAA
- a CDS encoding response regulator: MDRKILIVDDQFGIRMLLTELFQKEGYETFQASNGIKAIENVKNVRPNLVLLDIKIPGMDGIDILKELKEIDRNIKVIMMTAYGEMDMIQEAMELGAVAYFTKPFDIVELKKTVKSILQ; encoded by the coding sequence ATGGATCGAAAAATTTTAATCGTCGATGATCAGTTTGGTATTCGCATGCTATTAACCGAATTGTTCCAAAAGGAGGGGTACGAAACTTTTCAAGCATCAAACGGCATAAAGGCGATTGAAAATGTAAAAAACGTACGCCCGAACCTCGTCTTACTCGATATCAAAATACCCGGAATGGATGGGATTGACATTTTAAAAGAACTGAAAGAAATCGATCGAAACATAAAAGTGATTATGATGACCGCTTACGGTGAAATGGATATGATTCAAGAGGCAATGGAACTAGGAGCTGTAGCCTATTTTACGAAGCCATTTGATATCGTTGAATTGAAGAAAACGGTAAAAAGTATTTTACAATAA
- the rpmE gene encoding 50S ribosomal protein L31, with translation MKAGIHPEYKRVTVKCACGNEFESGSVKDSLRVEVCSECHPFYTGRQRFAAADGRVERFNKKYGLK, from the coding sequence ATGAAAGCAGGAATCCATCCGGAATACAAACGCGTGACCGTTAAGTGTGCTTGTGGAAATGAATTTGAAAGCGGCTCGGTAAAAGATAGTCTTCGTGTGGAAGTATGTTCTGAATGCCATCCTTTCTATACTGGCCGTCAACGATTCGCAGCAGCTGACGGACGTGTTGAACGATTCAATAAAAAGTACGGTCTTAAATAA